A region of the Mustelus asterias unplaced genomic scaffold, sMusAst1.hap1.1 HAP1_SCAFFOLD_555, whole genome shotgun sequence genome:
taacaggctggagagagagaggggggctgaatgtcctcctcctgttcctgtgtaacaggctcgagggagagagagagaggggctgaatggccttctcctgttcctgtgtaacaggctggagagagagaggggctgaatggcctcctcctgttcctgtgtaacaggctggagagagagaggggctgaatggcctcctcctgttcctgtgtaacaggctggagagagaggggctgaatggtgtcctcctgttcctgtgtaacaggctggagagagaggggctgaatggccttctcctgctctgaATTTTTAATGTATTTCACCGAATGAATTCTTTATTATTTCTCAGATTCTCTCTGTCCGAGTGGCTGGAAACTTCACAATCACAGCTGCTACAGATTCTCCATAGCGAAAGGTAACTGGGACACAGCAAAGcgagaatgtgaatccctaaacTCACACCTCCTCATCATCAATACAGACCAGGAACAGGTGAGAATGACAGCAACACCTGTCAGAATGTGTTAGAGAGAAAATAtccccctgcactgtccccccatcaaacactcccaggacaggtacagcacggggttagatacagagtaaagctccctctacactgtccccatcaaacactcccaggacaggtacagcacggggttagatacagagtaaagctccctctacactgtccccccatcaaacactcccaggacaggtacagcacggggttagatacagagtaaagctccctctacactgtccccatcaaacactcccaggacaggtacagcacggggttagatacagagtaaagctccctctacactgtcccccatcaaacactcccaggacaggtacagcacggggttagatacagagtaaagcaccctctacactgtcccccatcaaacactcccaggacaggtacagcacggggttagatacagagtaaagctccctctacactgtcccccatcaaacactcccaggacaggtacagcacggggttagatacagagtaaagctccctctacactgtcccccatcaaacactcccaggacaggtacagcacggggttagatatagagtaaagctccctctacactgtccccatcaaacactcccaggacaggtacagcacggggttagatacagagtaaagctccctctgcactgcccccatcaaacactcccaggacaggtacagtacggggttagatacagagtaaagctccctctacactgtcccccattaaacactcccaggacaggtacagcacggggttagatacagagtaaagctccctctacactgtcccccatcaaaaactcccaggacaggtacagcacggggttagatacagagtaaagttccctctacactgtcccccatcaaacactcccaggacaggtacagcacggggttagatacagagtaaagctccctcgacactgtccccatcaaacactcccaggactggtacagcacggggttagatacagagtaaagctccctctgcactgtccccatcaaacactcccaggacaggtacagcacggggttagatacagagtaaagctccctctacactgtccccatcaaacacccccaggacaggtacagcacggggttagatacagagtaaagcaccctctacactgtcccccatcaaacactcccaggacaggtacagcacggggtgagatacagagtaaaggtccctctacactatcccccattaaacactcccaggacaggtacatcacggggttagatacagagtaatctccctctccactctcccctgtcaaacactcccaggacagttacagcacggggttagatacagagtaatctcCCTCTCGACTCTCccctgtcaaacactcccaggacaggtacagcacggggttagatacagagtaaagctccctctacactgtcccccatcagacactcccaggacaggtacagcacggggttaaatatagagtaaagctccctctacactgtccccatcaaacactcccaggacaggtacagcacggggttagatacagagtaaagctccctctacactgtcccccatcaaaaactcccaggacagggacagcacggggttagatacagagtaaatctccctctacactgtcccccatcaaacactcccaggacaggtacagcacggggttagatacagagtaaagctccctctatactgtcccccatcaaacactcccaggacaggtacagcacggagttcgatacagagtaaagctccctctacactgtcctccatcaatcactcccaggacaggtacagcacggagttagatacagagtaaagctccctctacactgtcccccatcaaacactcccaggacaggtacagcacggggttagacacagagtaaagctccctcgacactgtcccccatcaaacactcccaggacaggtacagcacggggttaaacacagagtaaatctccctctacactctccccatcaaacactcccgggacaggtacagcacggggttagatacagagtaaagctccctctacactgtcccccatcaaacactcccaggacaggtatagcacggggttagatacagagtaaagcaccctctacactgtcccccatcaaacactcccaggacaggtacagcacggggttagatacagagtaaacacaGAGATaaggagctgtgtgtgtgagttgaggCAGTGACAGTAACTCCACAAACTTGTTTCTTCTCTAGAATTTTGCAATCAAATCCATGCCGAACAAGAATAAACAATATTTTATTGGACTCACAGATCGAGAGAGTGAAGGAAACTGGAAATGGGTGGATGGGACCCCAGTGAGGTGAGTCCGAACATCGCACTAGgacagagtgggacagtgggattagtttggggattgatacagggctatggggagagagcggggcagtgggattagtttgggattgatacagggctatggggagtgagcgggacagtgggaatagtttggggattgatacagggctatggggagagagtggggcagtgggattagtttgggattgatacagggctatggggagagagtggggcagtgggattagtttgggattgatacagggctatggggagagagtgggacagtcggattagtttgggattgatacagggctatgtggagagagtggggcagtgggattagtttggggattgatacagggctatggggagagtgtggggcagcgggattagtttcgggattgatacagggctatgggggtagTGCGGGgtcgtgggattagtttggggatggatacggagctatgaggagagagtgggacagtgggattagtttcgggattggtacagggctatggggcgagAGTGGGACGGTTGTATTAGTTTGGGATTTGATGCAGGGCGATTGGGAGAGAATGGGGTtgtgggattattttggggattgattcagggctatggggagagaggtgggacagtgggatttgtttggggattgatacagggctatggggagagagtggggcagtgggattagtttgtgattgatacagggttatggggagggagtgggacagtgggattagtttggggattgatacagggctatggggagagagtggggcagtgggattagtttggggattgatacagggctatggggagtgagtgggacagtgggattagtttggggattgatacagggctatggggagagagtgggacagtgggattagtttggggattgatacagggctgtggggagagagtggggcagtgggattagtttgggattgatacggggctatggggagagtggggcagtgggattagtttggtattgatacagggctatggggagagagtgggacagtgggattagtttggggattgatacagggctatggggatagagtggggcagtgggattagtttaggattgatacagggctatggggatagagtggggctgtgggattagtATGGGGATGGGTACggtgctatgaggagagagtggggcagtgggattagtttgggattgatacagggctatggggagagatgggacagtgggattagtttggggatcgatacagggctatggggagagagtggggcagtgggattagtttggggatcgatacagggctatggggagagagtggggcagtgggattagtttggggattgatacagggctatggggagagagtggaacagtgggattagattgggattgacacagggctatggggagagagcgggacagtgggattagattgggattgacacagggctatggggagagagcggggcagtgggattagttcggGGATGGATTCGGGGCTCTGCGGAAAGTgtgggaaagtgggattagtttgggattgatgcgGGTTTGCTGGAATATTTTCCTATCTCTGAAAGGAATTTAATGGCTATTTTTCCACATTCCCAGTAAATCTCATTGGCTGAAGAACCAACCGGATAATTGGAATGGTGATGAACACTGTGGAACAATTTCGAAAGTAGACGTTGAAGATGTATTTGGCTGGAATGATGTCCCTTGTTCCATGGAGTTCCCTTTTATCTGTGAGAAACTGGCTCCATCCAGCATCGGGGCAGCTGCCTTTGAGAAATATTGTCCCTGAagagagactgggacacagaATGAGAGACTCAGGATTGTGTaaatacccccaccccctcctccattaccctcaacacccccccccccaccccacactcccactgtccatATATCCCCCTGTGCGTCCTCTCAGtatgtccctctgttccccagtgtgtcctctctctatatccctgtgttccccagtgtgtcctctctctatatccctctgttccccagtgtgtcctctctctatatccgtctgttccccagtgtgtcctctctctatatccctctgttccccagtgtgtcctctctctatatccctgtgttccccagtgtgtcctctctctatatccctgtgttccccagtgtgtcctctctctatatccctctgttccccagtgtgtcctctctctatatccctctgttccccagtgtgtcctctctctatatccctcttccccagtgtgtcctctctctatatccctctgttccccagtgtgtcctctctctatatcactctgttccccagtgtgtcctctctctatatccctctgttccccagtgtgtcctctctcgatatccctctgttccccagtgtgtcctctctctatatccctctgttccccagtgtgttctaTCTCATCTCTGCCACCACCTTCCCATCTCCTTCCCACTccatt
Encoded here:
- the LOC144487032 gene encoding C-type lectin domain family 4 member E-like, encoding MEGESEGGRERETEGDRQTQRMEPDGVYINTRGKNKDRTTPRADEFGQETAGGRCSITSTHLGRIALIVLIISLAIAIGLRVQEHQMRKDLLLELDGKFQNASEIARSLCRLLRNRSDSLCPSGWKLHNHSCYRFSIAKGNWDTAKRECESLNSHLLIINTDQEQNFAIKSMPNKNKQYFIGLTDRESEGNWKWVDGTPVSKSHWLKNQPDNWNGDEHCGTISKVDVEDVFGWNDVPCSMEFPFICEKLAPSSIGAAAFEKYCP